In uncultured Draconibacterium sp., a genomic segment contains:
- the rpe gene encoding ribulose-phosphate 3-epimerase, with amino-acid sequence MRALIAPSILSADFNNLGKDIEMINQSEADYIHFDVMDGVFVPNISFGIPVIKHVNKIAEKPLDVHLMIVDPDKFIEPFVDAGASIITVHYEACRHLHRTVQLIKSFGIKASVCLNPHTPVAVLEDIIGDLDMVLLMSVNPGFGGQEFIENTYKKVAQLREMIDNRNSDCKIEIDGGVNYETGKKLLDKGADVLVAGSFVFSAGNPKEIISGLKSL; translated from the coding sequence ATGAGAGCTTTGATAGCACCCTCCATTCTATCTGCTGACTTTAACAATCTCGGAAAAGATATCGAAATGATCAATCAAAGTGAAGCTGATTATATTCATTTTGATGTAATGGACGGTGTGTTTGTTCCGAATATATCATTCGGAATTCCGGTAATAAAACATGTAAATAAAATTGCTGAAAAACCGCTCGATGTGCATTTGATGATCGTTGATCCGGATAAATTCATCGAGCCTTTTGTTGACGCCGGCGCATCAATTATCACGGTGCATTACGAGGCTTGTCGTCATTTGCATCGTACGGTTCAGCTAATAAAATCGTTTGGTATAAAGGCAAGCGTGTGTTTAAATCCTCATACGCCGGTAGCTGTTTTAGAGGATATTATCGGCGATTTGGATATGGTGCTGCTAATGTCGGTAAATCCGGGTTTTGGTGGCCAGGAATTCATTGAAAATACTTACAAGAAAGTGGCTCAGTTGCGTGAAATGATCGATAACAGAAACAGTGATTGTAAGATTGAAATTGATGGTGGAGTAAACTACGAAACGGGTAAAAAGTTGCTCGATAAAGGAGCCGATGTACTTGTGGCCGGAAGTTTTGTTTTTAGTGCCGGGAATCCAAAGGAAATTATCTCAGGATTAAAATCATTGTGA
- a CDS encoding RNA polymerase sigma factor RpoD/SigA, producing the protein MRQLKITKQVTNRDTLSLDKYLHEIGKVELLSAEKEVELAKRIKKGDREALETLIKANLRFVVSVSKQYQNQGLSLPDLINEGNLGLIKAAERFDETRGFKFISYAVWWIRQSILQALAEQSRIVRLPLNKIGSINKINKAFNKLEQEFQREPTVDEVAELMESKPDLIEDSMNFSNTHVSMDAPLREEEANNLYDVMLNEDSPDPDGELMDNSLRKEIERSLSTLGEREAEILRYYFGLKGYQPHTLEEIGDVFGLTRERVRQIKEKAIKKLKNQYRNRLLKSYLGK; encoded by the coding sequence ATGAGACAACTAAAAATTACCAAACAGGTTACTAACCGCGACACCCTCTCGCTGGATAAGTACCTGCACGAAATTGGGAAGGTAGAGTTGTTGTCTGCGGAGAAAGAAGTGGAGTTGGCCAAACGCATAAAAAAAGGTGACCGCGAAGCTTTGGAAACGCTGATAAAAGCAAACCTTAGGTTTGTTGTTTCCGTTTCGAAACAATACCAAAATCAGGGGCTCAGTCTACCGGATTTAATTAATGAAGGAAATTTAGGATTGATAAAAGCTGCGGAACGTTTTGATGAAACCCGCGGTTTTAAATTTATATCGTACGCCGTTTGGTGGATTCGCCAATCGATACTTCAGGCTTTGGCCGAACAATCGAGAATTGTTCGTTTGCCTTTGAACAAAATTGGCTCGATAAATAAAATCAACAAAGCATTTAATAAGTTAGAGCAGGAATTCCAGCGTGAACCTACCGTTGACGAAGTTGCAGAATTAATGGAATCAAAACCGGATTTGATTGAGGATTCTATGAATTTTTCAAATACACATGTATCAATGGATGCCCCTCTTCGTGAAGAGGAAGCGAATAATTTGTATGATGTGATGCTAAACGAAGATTCACCGGATCCCGACGGAGAGCTGATGGATAATTCACTTCGTAAAGAGATTGAACGATCATTGTCTACTCTGGGAGAACGTGAGGCGGAAATTCTACGGTATTATTTTGGTTTAAAAGGATATCAACCGCATACCCTGGAAGAAATTGGCGATGTTTTTGGATTAACTCGTGAGCGTGTACGTCAGATAAAAGAAAAAGCAATAAAAAAACTAAAAAATCAATACCGAAACAGGTTACTAAAATCATACCTGGGTAAATAA
- the thrC gene encoding threonine synthase: MKYYSTNKNTPDVSLKEAVVKGLAADNGLFMPERIEKFEPAFFDEIQNLSFQEIAFEVAKKFFGEDIEETKLKEIVFDTLQFDCPVVKVTDSIYSLELFHGPTLAFKDVGARFMARLLNHFLGKQEKLVNVLVATSGDTGSAVANGFLGVDGIHVYVLYPKGKVSNIQESQFTTLGQNITALEIEGTFDDCQHLVKTAFLDEELNKKLVLTSANSINVARFLPQAFYYFNAYARLKEAGKLDDKQLVVSVPSGNFGNLTAGLIAAEMGLPVKQFIAANNENDVVFEYLNSGEYKPRPSVETIANAMDVGAPSNFARILDLYKNEHAVVAQKIKGYRYSDEEIREVILKVYNELNYLCDPHGACGYQSLSEYLSGNEIGVFLETAHPAKFTETVENVIGKGKVELPEKLAAFMQGEKQSEQMASEYAGFKNYLINQPN, encoded by the coding sequence ATGAAATATTATAGTACAAATAAAAATACGCCTGATGTTTCTTTAAAAGAAGCAGTTGTAAAAGGATTGGCAGCAGATAACGGATTGTTTATGCCCGAGCGAATTGAAAAGTTCGAACCTGCTTTTTTTGATGAAATTCAAAACCTGTCGTTTCAGGAAATTGCCTTTGAAGTGGCAAAGAAATTCTTTGGCGAAGATATTGAAGAGACAAAATTAAAGGAGATCGTTTTTGATACGCTGCAATTTGATTGTCCGGTTGTAAAAGTTACCGATTCTATTTATTCCCTGGAACTGTTTCACGGCCCAACACTGGCATTTAAAGACGTTGGCGCGCGTTTTATGGCGCGTTTACTGAATCATTTTTTGGGTAAACAAGAGAAGCTGGTAAACGTTTTGGTGGCCACATCGGGCGATACCGGAAGTGCTGTTGCCAATGGTTTCCTGGGCGTTGACGGCATTCATGTTTATGTACTTTATCCGAAAGGAAAAGTAAGCAATATTCAGGAGTCGCAGTTTACAACACTGGGGCAAAATATTACGGCATTGGAGATCGAAGGTACTTTCGACGATTGTCAGCATTTGGTAAAAACGGCTTTCCTCGATGAAGAGCTGAATAAAAAGCTGGTGTTAACATCGGCTAACTCTATAAATGTAGCGCGTTTTCTTCCGCAGGCATTTTATTATTTTAATGCTTATGCCCGCCTGAAAGAAGCAGGAAAACTAGATGATAAACAATTGGTTGTTTCAGTACCCAGCGGAAACTTTGGAAACCTTACCGCAGGGTTGATTGCGGCAGAAATGGGATTGCCGGTAAAACAATTTATTGCAGCTAATAACGAAAACGATGTGGTTTTTGAATACCTCAATAGTGGGGAGTATAAACCTCGCCCGTCGGTTGAGACCATTGCCAATGCCATGGACGTTGGCGCACCTAGCAATTTTGCACGTATTCTCGATTTGTACAAAAACGAACATGCGGTAGTTGCCCAAAAAATTAAAGGTTACCGCTATTCTGATGAAGAAATCAGAGAAGTGATTTTAAAGGTTTACAACGAACTGAACTATTTATGCGATCCGCATGGAGCATGTGGTTATCAGTCGTTAAGCGAATATTTGTCGGGGAATGAAATTGGCGTTTTTTTAGAAACAGCACATCCTGCAAAGTTCACTGAAACAGTGGAAAATGTTATTGGAAAAGGCAAAGTTGAATTGCCTGAAAAGCTTGCCGCTTTTATGCAAGGCGAGAAACAAAGTGAGCAAATGGCCAGTGAATATGCTGGTTTTAAAAATTATCTTATAAATCAGCCAAACTGA
- a CDS encoding cofactor-independent phosphoglycerate mutase — MKHIIILGDGMSDEPLAAYGGKTPLQMANKPHIDWLAKNGQSGLLKTVPETVHPGSEIANMAVLGYDVEKVFEGRGVLEAASMGVELQPGDLGMRCNLICVEDEKIKNHSAGHISNEEAEELIRFLDEKLGTDKIKFYPGVSYRHLLVIKGGVKDFACTPPHDVPGTPFAGCLPKARTEAAKETADLVTDLILKSQELLKDHPVNLKRKATGKDPGNSVWPWSPGYKPAMPTLKEMFGIENSAVISAVDLIHGIGVYAGMKVIHVEGATGLYDTNYEGKAQAAIEALKENDFVYLHIEASDEAGHEGDVELKTKTIEYLDERVVKYILEETAKMDEEVAIAILPDHPTPCALKTHTRDAVPFAIYKPGAEADAVEVYDEFDPRNGVFGTLKGDEFIRAFLK; from the coding sequence ATGAAACACATTATAATTCTTGGCGATGGCATGTCTGACGAGCCACTCGCTGCCTATGGCGGGAAAACTCCGCTTCAAATGGCGAACAAACCACATATCGATTGGCTGGCAAAAAACGGCCAGTCGGGCTTATTAAAAACCGTTCCCGAAACTGTGCATCCGGGTAGCGAAATTGCCAACATGGCCGTATTGGGATACGACGTTGAAAAGGTTTTTGAAGGCAGGGGAGTATTGGAAGCTGCCAGTATGGGAGTTGAGCTGCAACCCGGAGATCTGGGGATGCGCTGTAACCTGATTTGTGTGGAAGATGAGAAAATTAAAAATCACTCGGCCGGACATATTTCAAATGAAGAAGCAGAAGAGTTGATCCGATTTTTGGATGAGAAACTCGGAACAGACAAAATAAAATTCTACCCGGGCGTTTCGTATCGTCATTTGCTGGTGATAAAAGGTGGAGTAAAAGACTTTGCCTGTACTCCGCCACACGATGTGCCGGGAACACCATTTGCCGGTTGTTTGCCAAAAGCCAGAACCGAGGCAGCAAAAGAGACTGCTGATTTGGTTACTGACCTGATTTTAAAATCACAGGAACTATTAAAAGATCATCCGGTAAACCTCAAGCGTAAAGCTACCGGGAAAGATCCGGGTAACTCTGTATGGCCATGGTCGCCGGGTTATAAACCGGCCATGCCAACATTAAAAGAAATGTTTGGTATTGAAAATTCTGCGGTAATTTCAGCTGTCGATCTGATTCATGGAATTGGAGTGTATGCCGGAATGAAAGTGATTCATGTGGAAGGCGCAACCGGTTTATACGATACCAACTACGAAGGAAAAGCACAGGCTGCAATTGAAGCGCTAAAAGAAAACGATTTTGTGTATTTGCACATCGAAGCCAGCGATGAAGCCGGCCACGAAGGTGATGTGGAACTGAAAACAAAAACAATCGAGTACCTCGATGAGCGCGTGGTAAAATACATTTTGGAAGAAACGGCAAAAATGGACGAAGAGGTGGCAATTGCTATTTTGCCCGATCATCCAACGCCATGTGCACTAAAAACACATACCCGCGATGCCGTGCCGTTTGCCATTTACAAACCGGGTGCTGAAGCCGATGCGGTGGAAGTTTACGATGAATTCGATCCGCGCAATGGCGTTTTTGGAACTTTAAAAGGTGATGAATTTATTCGGGCTTTTTTGAAATAG
- the thrA gene encoding bifunctional aspartate kinase/homoserine dehydrogenase I — MKVLKFGGTSVGSAANIKRVKDIVLSQNDDVVVVVSALGGITDKILTAAHNAASGTGDFHTELTEIRQRHNETLSELFNGSGAVKEHVDVLLDELEKLLTGITLVGELTLKTLDRIAGLGERISSHIVAEFIGCPRKDSSEFIQTDSNFGKAAVDFEVTNGKIKETFAGFKGAAVVPGFISKNAKGEFTTLGRGGSDFTAAILAAALDVEILEIWTDVNGFMTADPRVIRKAYTIPEITYSEAMELSHFGAKVIYPPTILPVYQKGIPIQIKNTFEPENPGTKIVKGVKNGFDRPIKGISSISGITLVTLQGIGMVGVTGISMRLFTALAKVNVNVILISQASSENSISVAIEEKALDVAEAAIREEFEKEISAGQVNKIDLERSVSVVAIVGENMKHTTGIAGKLFSTMGKSGVNIIAIAQGASELNISWVVKNEDLRKTLNVVHESFFLSENVELNIFLMGIGTVGGNLLKQIKQQQERLLKENHLRLKLAGIANSKKMLFNRDGIEIDSFKEQLDVSEKTSSLQGFVDEIKEMNIYNSVFVDCTANDAVADLYKEILSSNVSIVTANKVAASSEYDNYAELKKIAKKKGIKFLFETNVGAGLPIINTLNDLVNSGDKVLRIEAVLSGTLNYIFNTISADIPLSKTIQMAKEEGYSEPDPRVDLSGVDVARKILILARESGYRIEMDEIFINRFVPEELFAGTLDEFWAGVSELDAKFETERQRLEAENKKWRFVAKFENGKAEAGLQEVDSTHPFYDLEGSNNLVMYTTERYQEFPMLIKGYGAGASVTAAGVFADLIKVSNI, encoded by the coding sequence ATGAAAGTGTTAAAGTTTGGTGGAACATCCGTAGGTTCCGCCGCGAACATTAAACGTGTAAAAGACATTGTACTAAGCCAGAACGACGACGTTGTTGTGGTAGTTTCGGCCCTTGGTGGCATAACCGATAAAATTCTAACGGCAGCGCACAATGCTGCCTCTGGTACAGGCGACTTTCATACGGAACTTACGGAAATCAGACAAAGACACAACGAAACATTAAGTGAACTTTTTAACGGATCAGGAGCGGTAAAAGAGCATGTTGATGTATTGCTCGACGAGCTGGAGAAATTACTTACCGGTATAACTTTGGTGGGCGAATTAACACTGAAAACACTCGATCGTATAGCCGGTTTGGGAGAGCGAATTTCGTCGCATATTGTTGCCGAATTTATTGGTTGCCCCAGAAAAGACTCGTCGGAGTTTATTCAAACCGACAGCAACTTTGGTAAAGCGGCAGTTGATTTTGAAGTGACCAATGGCAAAATCAAGGAAACTTTTGCCGGGTTTAAAGGAGCGGCGGTTGTTCCCGGTTTTATCTCGAAAAATGCCAAAGGCGAATTTACTACGCTTGGGCGCGGTGGATCCGATTTTACTGCTGCGATTTTGGCTGCAGCACTTGATGTTGAAATTCTGGAAATCTGGACCGATGTAAATGGTTTTATGACTGCCGATCCGCGCGTGATTCGCAAAGCATACACTATTCCGGAGATTACTTATTCGGAGGCTATGGAGCTTTCGCATTTTGGCGCCAAAGTAATTTATCCGCCAACTATTTTACCGGTTTACCAAAAAGGAATTCCAATTCAGATAAAAAATACTTTCGAACCTGAAAACCCGGGAACCAAAATTGTAAAAGGCGTAAAGAATGGTTTCGACCGCCCGATTAAAGGTATTTCTTCCATTTCGGGAATTACGCTGGTTACTTTGCAGGGTATCGGAATGGTTGGTGTTACCGGTATTTCAATGCGATTGTTTACTGCACTTGCAAAAGTAAATGTAAACGTGATTCTGATTTCGCAGGCGTCATCGGAGAATTCAATCAGTGTGGCTATTGAAGAAAAAGCACTGGATGTGGCCGAAGCCGCAATTCGCGAAGAATTTGAAAAGGAGATCTCCGCCGGACAGGTGAATAAAATTGATCTCGAAAGAAGTGTTTCGGTTGTAGCTATTGTTGGCGAGAATATGAAACACACTACCGGTATTGCCGGCAAACTTTTCTCTACCATGGGAAAAAGTGGTGTTAATATTATTGCGATCGCGCAGGGAGCTTCGGAGCTGAATATTTCGTGGGTAGTTAAAAACGAAGACCTGCGGAAAACCTTAAATGTGGTGCACGAATCGTTCTTCCTTTCGGAGAATGTGGAGCTGAATATTTTCCTGATGGGAATCGGTACTGTTGGAGGAAACCTGCTTAAGCAAATAAAACAACAACAGGAACGTCTTTTAAAAGAAAACCACCTGCGATTGAAGTTAGCCGGAATTGCCAACTCTAAAAAAATGCTTTTTAACCGCGATGGAATCGAAATTGATTCCTTTAAAGAGCAGTTGGATGTTTCAGAAAAAACATCTTCGTTGCAGGGTTTTGTTGATGAGATCAAGGAAATGAATATTTACAATTCAGTGTTTGTGGATTGTACGGCCAACGATGCGGTTGCCGATCTTTATAAAGAAATTTTGAGTTCGAACGTTTCCATTGTTACGGCAAATAAAGTAGCCGCTTCATCGGAGTATGATAATTATGCTGAACTGAAAAAAATCGCCAAAAAGAAAGGGATTAAATTTCTTTTTGAAACAAACGTTGGCGCCGGTTTGCCTATTATTAATACACTTAATGATTTGGTGAATTCGGGCGATAAAGTGTTGCGGATTGAAGCCGTTCTTTCCGGCACGCTCAACTATATTTTTAATACTATTTCGGCTGATATTCCATTGAGCAAAACCATTCAAATGGCCAAGGAAGAAGGTTATTCAGAACCCGATCCCCGTGTTGATTTAAGTGGTGTTGACGTGGCTCGTAAAATTCTGATTCTTGCCCGCGAATCGGGTTATCGTATTGAAATGGATGAAATTTTTATCAACCGTTTTGTACCCGAAGAACTTTTCGCCGGCACGCTCGACGAGTTTTGGGCGGGTGTTTCGGAGTTGGATGCCAAATTTGAAACCGAACGTCAACGACTGGAAGCTGAAAATAAAAAATGGCGCTTTGTGGCTAAGTTCGAGAATGGTAAAGCCGAAGCCGGATTGCAGGAAGTAGATTCTACACATCCGTTTTACGACCTGGAAGGAAGCAATAACCTGGTGATGTATACAACCGAACGCTACCAGGAGTTTCCGATGCTGATAAAAGGATACGGTGCCGGTGCTTCGGTAACCGCAGCCGGTGTATTTGCCGATTTAATAAAAGTGTCGAACATATAG